The sequence tatcaaaatattaatttttttctcttttctcataaaaattttctttaattggattgttaaccaatgctctaagggcactcattagcatgaccttttttttgttagattgtgttgaagaaaatattatatggtggaaagcaataaataaggagagagagaaaaagagagagaatgctAGTATTAATTAGGTAATAAGGTGGAAAATAATAgcatttaatgatttttttttaaccgttaGATTTCTTAGAAATTTACGatataaaaaatgtgtaagtttataagagttacaccagatgtaacttgaagtcatctctctctctctctttatatatatatatatatatatatattttttttttttttttttttattacaagcAATTATCATCAACTTTGTGCATCAATCAAGCAGCCGAGTTGGTTCATTTTGGTATatttaaactttcttttttcacacaCATACTTCAAGGCTTTCCTAGAACTTGTGCAAATGAGGTGTTGTTGGATTGGATGGCTTgcaatatcaatttttatcttGCACCTTGGCAAATGACACCTTAGTTCAGCCTTGCCAAGCCCATTTTCTCCCGTTGCCTCATTCCAAGCATggttacaaaaatttaatgacAAGAAAGTAATGAGATTTTAATTACCTTATCATGCACAACAACGCAATCACACAAGCGAAGAGTACCTAAAACTAACAtgtaaataactaaatgcatTTTTAAGAGCTAGTGACATAGATTTCTCTATTTTATCAAGAGAATCAGAGTTTGAATCTAACCTATTgttataaatatcaaattatcattttttttaaataaatattttattaaaaaaatcatctgAAGAAGGTCAATCCATGAGGGTTCCAGCTAGCCATGGGGATTCTAGTCAATCAACAATCCAATATTCCTCATAAACATAGGATGAAAGATCTGAAACTTTTTAAGAAGAACAATGTGTTGGTCTGGCACATTAAATCACAATATATTGTGATATGTTTTAACTAATTAATCTAAAACTGAACCATTTCCACAACAAGACAACCACAATAAGAAACGATGTtatgccaaaaaataaaattatctatTTGCATACAGTATCAAGGGTAAAGCCAACTATAAGAGTTGCTATAGTATCAATCTATTTGTTTACTACCATTAGTACCATAGCTACCCAAATCAGCTATAGCTTTAGCTGCACGTAATTGAGTCTTAGTTTATAGTGTGAGGGTAAGGACTATTTGCTCATACGGTATAACTATTAGGACTAAGTTTAGTCTAAGcctacaaccttacttaatatctttttattggaggtgaattttaacaaatctactgttaggttctaaagatttagatttAAATATCTAGAATCATATTTgtattgtgttggcaaaccaagaacaaaacatgtctagtctaGGTTTTTAGACAATGCTTAAAAGTGGTTGCTTCAAGGTTCAAGTCCAGCTAATTGCAGAAAATGAAGTATGGTTCTACCTTGCTTGACCAATCGAGAATTATGCTCAACCAATCGAAAATCACAAGTCtagttttttctgcagaattttaaacAAGCCTAAGCCCAtgaaaacgtttagggtttcatctaaacttctccacatataaaagggaaaccctaaccacgttttgaAGCTACTAAAAAGACTTGTGGATTGCTCTTtatgagatctgagaggttttgtaccttctaactacacAAGAATCTACCGGAGTAAGAACTACAATCAAGTGTTTGGTAGGACATAGTTGCTGCATCAAGATCATTACTGATagtgatctgaaacctttgagtgggatctcagaGTCATAAGCAAGGCGGCTTGTGTTGgtgtaaatccaagaagagaaggagtctgtggattcgaaGCTTGCATATAGTTGTGTCAATAAGTTACTACTGGAaatagcaatagatttagggttaaatttgattgtaaaatttctattctcttatagtggatttagtttaccttgagaatagttaggtcaaatcctttCCAGATTTTTACTTTGAACAATtcgtttcattagttttcctaggtcatcatatcatggtattgtttattttccattgttttgcatgatatgatatattgttgtttaacctagatctgaataataaatctaagtaatcacttggttaatatattaggttaaacaatctagtttaaggggtctaaacaaacaaacatccaccattagattatattttcttcttatatcccccatgcttgtaaaatttctagaaaattaaagatcaatagttatgtcatcaataaattgtttaaattacaaattttttatagtttaaaattatgcataaaatataagtttatagattatataataaataatatccaattgatacaaaatttgacatatatattaagaatataaagaacatacaatccaacgattaatttttaaaatatgtaataatattaattttttcaaaggaAGTTGTAGCCCTAGACTATCACCcataattttgtaactaaactttcaAAGGAAGTTGTAGCCCTAGACTATCACCcataattttgtaactaaactttgtccaaaccATTAAATACACGTGATTATTTGATTACTATGACTATTAAATAGCATACATAGTGGTACCACAAACATAATAAACTTGTATATAATACTGCTTTCCTTTTGTACATTAAACTTCAATTTTAGATAACTAATCAATAATtaattgtctttatttttagATAACTAATCATTAATTACTTGTCTTTATTAGAAGTATATTCTtctatgtttttcttattggaCTTTAACTATTGAGTtgtgtttcaaatttttattgtgttATGGTTTCAGATTCAATCGAAGAAATATCAACATTCTATTTGGAAATTTTATTATGCCTCTTATTTTAAATTGTATTGTCTCGAGTTTTGTAATAATATTACTTTGGGATACTTTATTTCTTGACTTTATGCTACTGCTTATGAGCCTTAAATCTATGCTAATTAGAGCATTTCAAACCCATATATGATGTCAATGGGGGAGTTGAATTATAAATCGAATTATGTTAATTTATCTAATGTCTTATTATTCTAGTAGTTCTATGGAATATCACATCAAATACTATCAAGAAAGATATCATTATTGGAATGTTACATCAAATACTATCAAGAAATATATCATTCTTTTGTCTCGAATCAACATTGTATAATTGAGTGCAATACCcttgtcaaaaatatttattttgatctaGGTTATTTAAGTAATTAACCAAAACTTGAATTGTTCATGTCAATACAGACCCCAATTTGATGAACATCGAATAGAGAGATTTTCTCTCTACATGTATGTGTGCTCACTCTTGTGTGTGTAGGGTAGTGACCGTGTGTAGGGAGTGAATGAAGTCGCGCCAATCCTTGGAATTTCTAATGCGTGATTggttatatattaaattaatttagcTTAAGGTCAAGTTTAACTCTAACCTAAATAGGTTAGATCGTATTTTAAACTCGAAACATACTATTGATACCATATTTTGATTATCCACTCTAATGCTATGAATTTCACATAAACATTATCACTGGACCCAATTTGGAGGCACACGTCCCACGATACCTTTCATGCATAAAGATTGATACAAGTTTGTTACAATGTGCTAAAAATTAAGGACGGTGTGGTACTTATAACGCATAAAGATTAACACAACCACACCCGGTTTTAAGCTAGTCATCTTTTAGATCCTATCATCCAATTAAAGACAATGTGGTCCAATGTCCGATGATGGTTGTGCAAATCTTCCTTGCCTATTGTTATAACTATCGAattactatttaaaaataataataataatcttccTTGCCCATTGTTATAACAATAGAAttgtcaatttaaaaaaaaaaaaaaaaaattttgaagaaaccaATCCACAATTGTTCCTTCTAGCCATGGGGATTCTAGTCAATCAATAATCTAGTATTTCATTTCCTCTAAAACATAGGATGAagaatttgaaactttttaagaagAACAATGTGTTGGTCTGGAACATTAAATCACAAGATATTGTGATTTGTATTaactaatccaaaaaaattcaatctaaaACTGAACCGTTTCCACAACAAGACAACCGATAAGAAAGGTTTTTActtatgccaaaaaaataaaactatctATTTGTAAACGATATCAAGGGTAAAGCCAACTATAAGAGTTGCTATAGTATCAATCTATTTATTTACTACCATCAGTACCATGGCTACCAAAATCAGCTACAGCTTTAGCTGCCCGATTCAACGAGTCTGAAACCCAAAGTGCTCCTTTGGCAAAGTAAGTGCTGTTGACTACAGCATGACCAGCTGCAACAGCTGCTTTTCCTGTAACCATTGCCGCGACTACAGCTGCTGTCCCAGTGACTGTTGCAGCTGACTTGGTGATTTCTGAAACATGGAATTTTTCATCCACAGTCTTAACAGTTTCCATGCCAACATGAATTTTATCAGTGAGTCCAATTCTATCGCTAAGCTCAGCAATCTTGGCTGCTGCAGTAGCTGAGACTCCATGGTACTCATCAAAAGCTTTGGCCTTGATTAATGCGTCTTTGCCCAGAACATATCCCTTGGCTAGCATTGTTTTGACAACTTCCTGAGCTACTGTTACAGCATCTCCGGAGGTGGAGACACATTGTCCTGTGTGAATAACCTGCTAAAGTGTTAGCTCAAACAGAACAATAAAGTTGAAAATGCAAATTCAAACAATAAATTGTATgtatttaaagaatttttatttcataatcTGGCATTATGGATAATAGAAGAATTtgccccccacccccacccccaaaaaaaaaaaaaaaaacatctacCAGATTTTAGGAAATTAAGTCCACCAAATATGATactaaagaaaatagaaatccTCTGTTCTACTTCTAGAATTCCACTTCAGGCTTTACTAACTGCAGTATGCTAcatgtctaaatttttttgcattttaaacTCTTGGTAtgttataaggaaaaaaattaaaataaaaaataaggtaGAGCAAGCTGTGATTAGTGGGATTTAAAGTATAACTAAAAGTGaaacaaaagatttttattcATACCAAGTGTAAATTAAGCAATCCATTTCTGATAGGCAAATACAACTCATGCACTCATGTAAACTAAAACCATGACCTCATCCTCCACTGTGCATTGTGGAAGAAGGAGATTCCATTTGGTCTAAAGACCATTGACCAGGATCACTTAACTGAGTTGAAGTAACAGAAGAAATGAATATTTAGAACAATTATATATAGTTATCACTTCAAGGTTGAATCTAGAATACCAAAGCCACAGTTCTAATGTGACTGGCAATGCTATTAATCAAGAAACTCAGCCAATGGTAGAAGGACATTAAAGAAATTCTTGTATACTTCCAATATGCATTTACTACATCCCATTTCACTTATTATGCGCAAGAGGGAGATGGAATTCATTCTTCAAGTTTCAAGACATGACAACTGCACATTATAAGCAAATATAGCAGATACTTGAACCAAGTCCCCAAAATCAATTGCATAGTTTCAGAATAGTTCCATAACAAAAGCATAGCTTCTTTTTTGAAGAAACATTTCCTTTCTAACTGCTCAATAGTTAGTAATTCCCAAAATATGCAAAACAACTCAAAAGATCTGTAATATGCCGCCAAAAAACActaatttctatcttatatgtGAAGAGAAGCTAGATCATAATTCCTGGAACTACTATGAATTTCTTATAGTGACAATTAAAATTTCCATCTTATAATTCCTATGATGAATTTCCCAGTTTAAATGTTCCAATGCATAAagttttttatgtaaaatatagTTTCTATAATGAAACAGCCAACCATCTACTACTACCAGTAGAAGAAAGGATCCATACAATTGAGCTTGTATTATCTTCTGGCTTCCAAGATAGACTGTTCCAAGGATCAGATTCATATGTCCCCCAGTGTTGTATGCATATACATTGATCCACAATGGTAGCTCCCTGAAAAACATAATTGTACAAAATGAACAAACACTGCCATGTGGAAATCAGATAGATGTGACCTTGGGATGCAATATAGTTAATGTTCACTCATTGCAAGTGGGGCTTTCAGTTTAGGGCAATTCAACACCTGAGAAAAGTCCATTTTGTCTGTAAAGATGAAAAGCACTATCCAATTTATTGAAGGCAACTTGGACTGAATGGTTAATTATCAATTTGAATGAGAAGCAACAATTTGAACATTCTATTTTGAGCTGATTCTCAGGAAAACTTGAACAGTGCTGGTTCATATGTCGAAATAGAGATACCTATAtcttaattttcaatttttagatgagctataagaaaatgcaaaaacataTTATTCCTAGAATCTTAGGATACTCTTGGAAatcatacaaaacaaaattcttaATTCTTCTCAAGGGTATGAACATATTGATGTTCTTAGAATGTCTATGGTTTCCAATCTTGTCAAATTACACAACTGATAGTCTGAGACTAATGGAGAAAACAATTCCATCTTCCCTTAGCACAACATTCAACAGCCAATAATATAAAACTGAAATACTCATAGTAGTATGATTAGAAAACATCAGTACTTGTCacaaatccaccaaaaaaataaagatagcaGGTTGAGGGAACAAACAAAACTGGAGTACACACATAGCCAGCTAGTTTCATTAATAGGTGAACAGTTTATTTCCAAATATATATCAAGTCCTCATTTTCTTCCCAGAGAATTTTCAGAGCAACTTACACTAAGCAGAACAGCAGTTTCCAAAGCATAAGCATCTTTAAATGTCACATATGCAGTACAAGCACCTTCACCAGCTCTGTTTTTCAACAAAGAAAGCAATCTCCAAATCAGACACGTGATAATTCCTACTAAGGTTGCAAATATGCATTCAATTAGTTGTATAAAACTTATGCCTTGAAAATATGATAGAGCCTTCATTATCAAGAGCTAGTATACAACACAATAAGTGGGATGTAATAAGAGCACCTGAATATTAACTTATGAGGATGCCAATTACCTTCTCTTGGTTTTAAAGAATAATATGTAAGTCCATGTTCTCATTTGTGTATATACAAGAAAGTCTAAGCTTGTATTACAATTAAAACACATAGCAAGGCTGCAGAATGAGAGTCTACAACATGAAGTACTATTAATTGATCAATAAACCAAGTCcaaagtatatataaaattttaccatATTAAGTTCATAGAAATTTAGGGAAGTTGCCATTAAGGGTGCTATATACAACTATCACAAAGCTTTTAAAGAGTTTATAGAAATCAGGTATCTTCCTATTCGTTATCAAGATTGATGgaggaaagaagaagataatttgGAAGCTTATTGTAACAATTTGAGTTCAGAATTCAGATACTTTACATTCAACATCCTCCCTTTTTATCTCGTTTTCTTAGTTGGATTGGACCTCACAAGGAAGATACTATTAAgcatatttttcatcaaatgcAGAAT is a genomic window of Quercus lobata isolate SW786 chromosome 2, ValleyOak3.0 Primary Assembly, whole genome shotgun sequence containing:
- the LOC115976848 gene encoding binding partner of ACD11 1, which encodes MYPGGYTAEVTSLSPKATEKDVYDFFAHCGAIEHVELIRAGEGACTAYVTFKDAYALETAVLLSGATIVDQCICIQHWGTYESDPWNSLSWKPEDNTSSIVIHTGQCVSTSGDAVTVAQEVVKTMLAKGYVLGKDALIKAKAFDEYHGVSATAAAKIAELSDRIGLTDKIHVGMETVKTVDEKFHVSEITKSAATVTGTAAVVAAMVTGKAAVAAGHAVVNSTYFAKGALWVSDSLNRAAKAVADFGSHGTDGSK